The proteins below are encoded in one region of Shewanella algae:
- a CDS encoding phosphatase produces the protein MFAVDTHTHTVASTHAYSTIHDYLAVAKQKGIRLFATTDHGPAMADAPHFWHFVNLRVLPRIVDGVGILRGIEANITNLEGEIDFFGEFLEELDLVQAGFHEPVFPPADSDSHTQALLNCIRSGKVDIITHPGNPKYPLDQELIVRTAAEHNVALEINNSSFACSRKGSEDSCLNIAKLAKRFDAQLVMGSDSHVAFSLGEFPLALEIVDAAGYPRDRLLNREPLALLNFLQQRGHKTLGELIDYFKSEAAAG, from the coding sequence ATGTTCGCAGTCGATACCCATACCCACACAGTTGCCTCTACTCACGCCTACAGCACGATCCATGATTACCTGGCAGTCGCCAAGCAGAAAGGGATCCGTTTGTTTGCCACCACAGATCATGGCCCGGCGATGGCCGATGCGCCGCATTTCTGGCATTTCGTGAATCTCAGGGTATTGCCGCGGATAGTCGATGGCGTGGGGATATTGCGCGGAATTGAAGCCAATATTACCAATCTGGAGGGGGAAATCGACTTCTTTGGTGAGTTCCTGGAGGAACTGGACTTGGTGCAGGCCGGGTTTCACGAGCCGGTATTCCCTCCCGCCGACAGTGACAGCCACACCCAAGCGCTGCTGAACTGCATTCGCAGCGGCAAGGTCGATATCATTACCCACCCAGGCAACCCCAAATATCCATTGGATCAGGAGCTGATTGTCCGCACCGCCGCCGAGCATAATGTGGCGCTGGAGATCAATAACTCCTCTTTTGCCTGCTCCCGCAAGGGCAGTGAAGACAGCTGCCTCAATATTGCCAAACTGGCGAAACGATTCGACGCCCAGTTGGTGATGGGATCAGATTCCCATGTTGCCTTCAGTCTGGGGGAGTTCCCGCTGGCGCTTGAGATAGTGGATGCCGCCGGTTATCCAAGAGATAGGCTGCTCAATCGCGAACCATTGGCGCTGCTGAATTTCCTGCAGCAGCGAGGCCACAAGACGCTTGGTGAGTTAATCGACTACTTTAAGAGTGAGGCGGCCGCGGGCTAA
- a CDS encoding nuclease-related domain-containing protein, with translation MKAYWITVVLGICLSFATIAPKVAIAQEVAASTIEAQDGGSGSLLITESSSPAGVLSGSAEAYEQYTQATCLLIRHEMGERNPDSARYFELSRNLQRHCQSPIISDKAPLNISGSITNAAPPERKTASYAEPRVNYSSAHPQRVEVPVAGNPQILLSLELKWFLVALLLAAGILGFPFWRRKRENSLGENGEEAIAQCIRETLVGGYFKLYRNILLQTADGDETEIDLLLLTVNGILVIESKDYSGWIFADPYSKHWV, from the coding sequence GTGAAAGCGTATTGGATAACAGTCGTACTCGGGATCTGTCTGAGCTTTGCCACTATTGCACCGAAAGTGGCTATTGCACAGGAAGTTGCAGCCTCTACCATCGAGGCCCAAGATGGCGGCAGCGGCAGTCTGTTAATAACAGAGAGCAGTTCTCCAGCCGGTGTGCTTTCTGGATCTGCTGAAGCTTATGAGCAATACACCCAGGCAACCTGCCTGCTTATTCGCCACGAGATGGGGGAGCGAAACCCTGACTCGGCCAGATACTTTGAATTGTCCCGTAACCTGCAACGTCATTGTCAATCACCCATCATTTCGGATAAGGCTCCGCTTAATATCAGTGGTTCGATAACCAATGCCGCGCCTCCCGAGCGGAAAACGGCATCCTATGCCGAGCCTAGGGTTAATTATTCCAGCGCTCATCCCCAGCGGGTTGAAGTGCCTGTTGCGGGAAACCCTCAGATATTACTCAGCTTGGAACTCAAGTGGTTTTTGGTAGCCTTGTTGCTGGCCGCTGGGATATTGGGATTTCCCTTTTGGCGGCGAAAGCGGGAAAATTCTCTGGGTGAAAACGGGGAAGAGGCGATAGCGCAGTGTATTCGGGAAACCTTGGTTGGCGGTTATTTCAAGTTATATCGAAATATACTATTGCAGACCGCCGACGGGGATGAGACAGAAATAGATCTGTTGCTGCTAACTGTCAACGGGATCTTGGTTATCGAGAGTAAGGATTACAGCGGCTGGATTTTTGCCGACCCCTATTCAAAGCACTGGGTGTAA
- a CDS encoding DEAD/DEAH box helicase, with protein sequence MEFAAFSLPEPLLTNLAGLGFSKATQVQAEAIPLVLAGSDLLVQAQTGTGKTAAFALPLLARLMPATTERAVKPAAPKALVLVPTRELAQQVFDNIKSYAKGCELKIAIAYGGVPLDGQLKNFKDGVDILVATPGRLLDHLKKRSLRLDKVEILVFDEADRMLDMGFEDEISALMKKMAKQRQTLLFSATFNDNIWRLAKILLQSPKVLELQASEQGSSIKERLIELDSERKAAAVAALCRRHDWRQVLLFSRTKEGADKLVCELSAEGLAASALHSDLSQAQREQTYQAFKAGECRLLVATDVAARGLDVAALPCVINLELPFKREDYVHRIGRTGRAGMEGLAITLFSRDDERLLEELEAMLDRRLPREWLPGFEPDLNRSFDAPRNQSKAAQKQRARKRALGKR encoded by the coding sequence ATGGAATTTGCCGCTTTTTCTCTGCCCGAACCGCTACTGACCAATCTGGCCGGACTGGGTTTTAGCAAGGCAACCCAAGTGCAGGCAGAGGCCATTCCTTTGGTGCTCGCCGGCAGCGATCTCCTGGTGCAGGCACAGACGGGCACAGGGAAAACCGCCGCCTTTGCCTTGCCGTTGCTGGCGCGTTTAATGCCCGCCACGACTGAGAGAGCAGTAAAACCCGCAGCGCCCAAGGCTCTGGTGCTGGTGCCTACCCGGGAGTTGGCGCAGCAGGTTTTCGATAACATTAAAAGCTATGCCAAGGGCTGCGAGCTGAAGATTGCCATTGCCTATGGCGGTGTGCCACTCGATGGGCAGCTAAAGAACTTCAAGGATGGCGTCGATATCTTGGTCGCCACGCCCGGGCGCCTGCTGGATCACCTTAAAAAGCGCAGTCTCAGGCTGGATAAGGTTGAGATCCTGGTGTTTGATGAGGCCGACCGCATGTTGGATATGGGGTTTGAAGATGAGATCTCGGCGCTGATGAAAAAGATGGCCAAACAGCGCCAGACTCTGCTGTTTTCCGCCACCTTCAACGACAACATCTGGCGTCTGGCCAAGATTTTGCTGCAGTCTCCCAAAGTGTTGGAGCTGCAAGCATCAGAGCAGGGTAGCAGTATCAAGGAGCGATTGATTGAGCTCGATAGCGAGCGTAAGGCCGCCGCCGTTGCCGCCCTTTGTCGCCGGCACGACTGGCGTCAGGTGTTGCTGTTCAGCCGCACCAAGGAGGGGGCCGACAAACTGGTCTGTGAGCTCAGTGCCGAGGGCTTGGCCGCCAGTGCGCTGCACTCAGATCTGAGTCAGGCTCAGCGCGAGCAGACCTATCAGGCGTTCAAGGCGGGTGAATGCCGTTTACTGGTGGCCACAGATGTTGCCGCCAGAGGCCTGGATGTAGCGGCCTTGCCTTGCGTTATCAATCTGGAGCTGCCGTTCAAGCGCGAAGATTATGTGCACCGCATTGGCCGCACCGGCCGCGCCGGCATGGAAGGGCTCGCCATCACCCTATTCAGTCGTGACGACGAGCGCCTCCTCGAAGAGCTGGAAGCTATGCTCGACAGACGCCTCCCCAGAGAATGGCTGCCCGGGTTTGAGCCGGATCTCAACCGCAGTTTTGACGCACCGAGAAACCAGAGTAAAGCCGCCCAAAAGCAACGTGCCCGCAAGAGAGCGCTTGGTAAAAGATAA
- a CDS encoding Lon protease family protein, with translation MAVTSLDASQVYRPANLDNLGDEVKSTRELEPLDDIIGQERAQSAVEFAMSIKEKGYNIYAIGQNGLGKRTMMLRYLKRHEFTDKTLNDWCYVANFDQTRTPKVLKLPAGKGVTFKKEMEKLVLRLVKALPLAFDNEMYYRRADKLKSQLAQKQEAALLALSEEAKGMKISLSINTQGEYQLMALNGEEPHTEETYHALPETEQQLFEQNIKHLESRLRGIIRQLTEWEEEFSTKQQEHDEQVAREVLSHFFKPLKDEYRSLPEIRSFLTAMQKDMLGNLDIFLEESEDQLALAYASLEKKMPRRYQVNLLVGQEEQKFPVVVEENPTYHGLFGYVENATYRGTVFTDFSLIRPGSLHKANGGVLLMDAVKVLERPYVWDGLKRALRSRSLDLSSLEREVSLSGTVSLAPEPIPLDVKIVLFGDNQTYQLLQHYDPDFSELFRVTADFEDVMPRSPKAECFYARFISSIVHDNQMLHCDRSAIARIIEFSSRQADDQTQLSLHSANIANLLRETHYCAKAANARSIRLAHVEQALAQQEQRVSRLRDQLMQSFHKGTTLIDVHGKVCGQVNALSVIATTDHQFGLPNRISATTAFGKGEVLDIEHKVRLGGRIHSKGVWILSAYIKTLLGREADIPLTTSLTFEQSYSGVDGDSASMAECCAIISAIAQVPLRQDIAITGSMNQFGEAQPIGGVNEKIEGFFDVCAIKGRRHTQGVIIPAANAHNLMLKKPVVDAISKGKFHIWAVEHVTEAMALLCDMETGKADKRGHYPNGSLLGLASARLSALKAKDKA, from the coding sequence ATGGCCGTCACCAGCTTAGATGCCAGTCAGGTATACCGTCCCGCCAATCTCGACAATCTGGGAGATGAGGTCAAGTCTACCCGCGAACTGGAGCCGCTGGATGACATCATAGGTCAGGAGCGGGCTCAGAGTGCGGTGGAATTTGCCATGTCCATCAAGGAAAAGGGGTACAACATCTATGCCATAGGCCAAAATGGTCTGGGCAAACGCACCATGATGTTGCGTTATCTCAAGCGCCATGAATTTACCGACAAGACACTTAACGACTGGTGTTATGTGGCCAACTTCGACCAGACCCGTACCCCCAAGGTGCTCAAATTGCCCGCCGGCAAGGGCGTCACTTTCAAGAAAGAGATGGAAAAACTGGTTCTCAGGCTGGTCAAGGCGCTGCCGTTGGCGTTTGACAACGAGATGTATTACCGCCGCGCCGACAAGCTTAAGAGTCAGTTGGCGCAAAAACAGGAAGCGGCGCTGCTGGCTCTGAGCGAAGAAGCCAAGGGGATGAAAATAAGCCTCTCCATCAACACTCAGGGCGAGTATCAGTTGATGGCGCTGAACGGCGAAGAGCCGCATACCGAGGAAACCTATCACGCCCTGCCAGAAACCGAGCAGCAGCTGTTTGAACAGAATATCAAACACTTGGAATCGCGCCTAAGGGGCATTATTCGCCAATTGACCGAATGGGAAGAGGAGTTCAGCACCAAGCAGCAGGAGCACGATGAACAGGTGGCCCGCGAAGTACTGAGCCATTTTTTCAAGCCGCTCAAGGATGAATACCGCAGCCTGCCGGAGATCCGCTCTTTTCTGACGGCGATGCAGAAAGATATGCTCGGCAATCTGGATATCTTCCTCGAGGAGAGTGAAGACCAACTGGCGCTGGCCTATGCCTCGCTGGAAAAGAAAATGCCCAGGCGTTATCAGGTCAACCTGCTGGTGGGTCAAGAGGAGCAGAAATTCCCTGTGGTGGTAGAGGAAAACCCCACCTATCACGGCCTGTTTGGTTATGTGGAAAACGCCACTTACCGCGGCACCGTCTTTACTGACTTTTCGCTGATCCGCCCCGGCAGCCTGCACAAGGCCAATGGCGGGGTGCTGCTGATGGATGCGGTCAAGGTGCTGGAGCGGCCCTATGTTTGGGACGGACTCAAACGGGCCCTGCGTTCCCGCAGTCTGGATCTCAGCTCGCTGGAGCGTGAAGTCTCCCTGTCCGGCACAGTTTCACTGGCGCCGGAGCCTATCCCTCTGGATGTCAAAATCGTGCTCTTCGGTGACAACCAGACCTACCAGTTACTGCAGCATTATGATCCCGACTTCAGCGAGCTGTTTCGGGTGACGGCCGACTTTGAAGATGTGATGCCAAGAAGTCCGAAGGCCGAATGTTTCTATGCCAGATTTATCTCCTCGATAGTGCACGATAACCAGATGTTGCACTGCGATCGCAGCGCCATTGCGCGGATAATCGAATTCAGCTCGCGCCAAGCCGATGACCAAACCCAACTGTCACTGCACTCGGCCAATATCGCCAATCTGCTGCGGGAGACCCACTACTGCGCAAAGGCGGCCAACGCCCGCAGTATTCGCCTCGCCCATGTAGAGCAGGCTCTGGCGCAGCAGGAGCAAAGGGTATCGCGCCTCAGGGATCAACTGATGCAGAGCTTTCACAAGGGCACCACCCTGATTGATGTGCACGGCAAAGTCTGCGGCCAGGTCAACGCCCTGTCGGTTATCGCCACCACAGATCATCAGTTTGGCCTGCCCAACCGTATCAGCGCGACCACAGCCTTTGGCAAGGGCGAAGTGTTGGACATTGAACACAAGGTGCGCCTCGGCGGCCGTATTCACTCCAAGGGAGTGTGGATCCTCTCGGCCTATATCAAAACCCTGTTGGGACGCGAGGCCGATATTCCGCTGACCACCTCCCTGACCTTCGAGCAATCTTATTCCGGGGTCGATGGCGACAGTGCCTCCATGGCCGAATGCTGCGCCATTATCTCTGCAATCGCCCAGGTTCCCCTGCGCCAGGATATCGCCATCACAGGCTCAATGAACCAGTTCGGTGAAGCCCAGCCCATAGGCGGGGTCAATGAAAAGATTGAAGGCTTTTTCGATGTCTGTGCCATCAAGGGGCGCAGACATACCCAAGGGGTGATCATTCCCGCGGCCAACGCCCACAACCTGATGCTGAAAAAGCCTGTGGTGGACGCCATCAGCAAGGGCAAGTTCCATATCTGGGCGGTCGAGCATGTGACCGAGGCGATGGCATTGCTGTGCGATATGGAAACCGGCAAGGCCGACAAGCGCGGTCATTACCCGAATGGCAGTTTACTGGGGCTGGCCTCGGCCAGGCTGTCAGCTTTAAAAGCCAAAGATAAAGCGTAA
- a CDS encoding LysR substrate-binding domain-containing protein, which produces MRIIPPMKAVICFEAAARLKSFKLAAVELNVTPGAISHQIAALENFVGKELFDRSHRQLELTHCGRKYFARVAIILQNMEEATIDLGVQGHSPSLKVAVPPSLLKNWLLPRMSQSHIYHKGISIEFIDTLEYLDFGSTGLDLAIRYGYDSWDNYYSVHLFDEEMVTVCHPEYCAVNYDSLTQNAVDNMTLIYTNNRLVQWDIVLQYFGIERRAQQSRLVFQNSVQAIEAAVLGAGIAYVNRLLVEKELEKQRLVIPFEIRMPEHKSPSYHLVSTFERMQHESTALIYQSILEEVKRIPERSSVSTGRQRLGCSTPLG; this is translated from the coding sequence ATGAGAATAATTCCACCAATGAAGGCGGTGATTTGTTTTGAAGCGGCCGCAAGACTCAAGAGTTTTAAATTGGCAGCGGTTGAACTGAATGTGACGCCGGGCGCAATCAGTCACCAAATCGCCGCATTGGAAAACTTTGTCGGTAAAGAATTGTTTGACCGTAGTCACAGGCAATTGGAGCTCACTCACTGCGGCCGAAAATATTTCGCCAGAGTCGCGATTATTCTACAAAATATGGAAGAAGCCACCATAGACCTTGGGGTGCAGGGACATAGCCCCTCATTGAAAGTAGCTGTGCCGCCGTCACTGCTGAAAAACTGGCTATTGCCAAGAATGAGCCAGAGTCATATTTATCATAAGGGGATCAGTATCGAGTTTATCGATACCCTGGAATATCTTGACTTTGGAAGTACTGGTCTGGATCTGGCTATTAGATACGGTTATGACTCCTGGGATAATTATTATTCCGTTCATCTCTTTGATGAAGAAATGGTTACCGTTTGTCACCCTGAATACTGTGCGGTTAATTATGATTCTTTAACACAAAATGCTGTCGATAATATGACCTTGATATATACCAATAATAGATTGGTACAGTGGGATATAGTATTACAGTACTTTGGCATTGAACGGCGGGCACAACAGTCGAGGCTGGTATTTCAAAATTCAGTTCAGGCCATAGAAGCCGCGGTCTTGGGCGCGGGAATTGCCTATGTCAACCGCTTGCTGGTGGAAAAGGAGCTGGAGAAACAGCGTTTGGTGATCCCGTTTGAGATCCGCATGCCTGAGCACAAATCGCCTTCATATCATCTGGTCAGCACCTTCGAGCGGATGCAGCATGAATCTACTGCGCTGATTTATCAGTCTATTCTGGAAGAGGTAAAACGTATCCCGGAGCGTTCTTCCGTCAGCACAGGTCGGCAGCGGTTAGGGTGTTCAACCCCTTTGGGATAA
- a CDS encoding flavocytochrome c codes for MKRIMLLAGTAFLYTGMVPAAGLAEHHIKQAGADCQSCHSRPIEVKDNEARENQACISCHGSLQELAQQAKQPLSPHHSHLIDLSCTSCHSGHKEPVMVCQTCHDSFKSSFHIPFSASDKVADTYVFPEVSQQAIDKALAAGPVERHELLVIGAGAAGHAAAVSARQHGIKDVVLLEKQPYIGGNGMLAAGGMASAETLTQAFRGYQDSKALWYQDTMKGGHQLNNPDLVHTLVNNGSAGIDWLMALGADMTSAASAGGHSAERLHRPSGGAKSGPEIINTLKNAAEKLGVETRTNSKVIRLVEDKQGKITGVLVQGKHTGVHLLAAKAVVIASGGFARNNALVAKYRPDLKGVDSTNNPGNVGDALTFATAIGVDTVDVDQIQAFPTAAAGKMVISGTARGAGAILLNRDGARFCDEMGPRDKVSECIWAQPGKDAWLVFDETVFERLGQLRGMLELGIIYKAADAKELAAKTQMNAEAAAAAVKRYNGFQASGKDSDFGRKNMADDLHFPLYAVQVKPAVHHTMGGLKIATDTRALNKDGKPIAGLYAAGEVTGGVHGANRLAGNAIADTIVFGRIAGENVAEFIKQTATDNQ; via the coding sequence ATGAAAAGAATAATGTTATTGGCCGGTACTGCATTTCTGTATACCGGCATGGTACCTGCTGCGGGTCTGGCCGAGCACCATATCAAACAGGCGGGCGCCGATTGTCAGTCCTGCCACAGTCGGCCCATAGAGGTAAAAGACAACGAGGCTCGGGAAAACCAGGCTTGTATCAGTTGCCACGGCTCGCTGCAGGAGTTGGCTCAGCAGGCAAAGCAACCGCTTTCGCCCCACCACAGTCATCTTATTGACCTGTCCTGCACCAGTTGCCACTCGGGCCACAAGGAGCCTGTGATGGTGTGTCAGACCTGCCATGACAGCTTCAAGAGCAGTTTTCATATTCCCTTCTCCGCGAGCGATAAGGTAGCGGATACCTATGTCTTCCCCGAAGTATCTCAGCAAGCCATAGACAAGGCGCTGGCCGCAGGTCCGGTGGAACGGCATGAGCTTCTGGTCATTGGCGCCGGCGCCGCCGGACACGCCGCCGCCGTATCGGCCCGCCAGCACGGTATCAAAGATGTGGTATTACTTGAGAAACAACCTTACATAGGTGGCAATGGCATGCTGGCCGCCGGTGGCATGGCTTCGGCAGAGACCCTGACCCAGGCGTTTCGTGGTTATCAGGACAGCAAGGCGCTCTGGTATCAGGACACAATGAAGGGTGGCCACCAGCTCAACAACCCGGATCTGGTGCATACCCTAGTCAACAACGGCAGTGCCGGTATCGACTGGTTGATGGCCTTGGGCGCAGATATGACTTCTGCGGCCAGTGCCGGTGGCCACAGTGCCGAACGTCTGCACCGGCCCAGCGGCGGTGCCAAGTCCGGCCCGGAAATCATCAATACCTTGAAAAATGCGGCCGAAAAACTCGGGGTTGAAACCCGCACCAACAGCAAGGTGATACGCTTGGTTGAAGATAAACAAGGCAAAATCACCGGAGTATTGGTGCAAGGCAAGCACACTGGAGTGCATCTATTGGCGGCCAAGGCCGTGGTGATCGCCTCCGGCGGCTTTGCCCGCAACAATGCCTTGGTCGCCAAATACAGACCGGATCTCAAGGGCGTGGACTCTACCAATAACCCGGGCAATGTCGGCGATGCACTCACCTTTGCCACCGCCATTGGCGTGGATACTGTGGATGTCGACCAAATCCAGGCCTTCCCCACAGCAGCAGCCGGTAAAATGGTTATTTCAGGCACAGCACGCGGCGCCGGAGCCATATTGCTGAACCGCGATGGGGCCAGATTCTGTGACGAGATGGGCCCCAGGGACAAAGTCTCCGAGTGCATCTGGGCTCAACCTGGAAAAGACGCCTGGCTGGTATTTGATGAAACCGTGTTTGAACGTCTGGGGCAACTGCGGGGCATGCTGGAGCTGGGTATCATCTACAAAGCCGCCGACGCCAAAGAGCTGGCAGCCAAAACCCAAATGAATGCCGAAGCGGCGGCAGCCGCCGTCAAACGCTATAACGGTTTTCAGGCCAGTGGCAAGGACAGCGATTTTGGCCGCAAGAATATGGCCGACGATCTGCATTTCCCACTCTATGCCGTGCAGGTTAAGCCTGCGGTTCACCACACTATGGGCGGCCTTAAAATCGCCACTGACACCCGGGCATTGAATAAAGATGGCAAGCCTATTGCCGGCCTTTATGCCGCCGGTGAAGTAACAGGTGGCGTCCACGGTGCCAATCGGCTGGCGGGTAATGCGATAGCCGATACCATAGTATTTGGTCGCATAGCCGGTGAAAATGTCGCCGAATTTATCAAACAAACGGCAACCGATAACCAGTAA